The Aedes albopictus strain Foshan chromosome 1, AalbF5, whole genome shotgun sequence genomic interval GACGACGATTTTATTAGCAATGTGCGATTAGGTGATAACTTAAATATTGTATACCCAAACTCGAACGAAATTTTTACCAATTCAAAAATCAACCTGTTGTATATGAATATTAATTCGATACGAAATAAAATAGAAGATCTTATGTTGTATTTAGCAAAGTTCAAATCAACTATCCATATTATCTGTATCACTGAAATGAGATTAAATCCCGATGAGATCTATATGTGCAATATTCCTAGCTACAACGTAGTTTGTTGTCCACGATCCAATAGACTAGGTGGTGGTGCCTGTATGTTTATTCACGAATCTATAGAGTATGATGTTATGAAaaacgaagaatttctggaaggtagCTGTATTATTGTTTCTCTGAGAGAGCCGAGATTGGATATTGCAGTAGTGTATAGACCCCCACATGCAAATTTGAATGACACTATACTGTACCTAGATTCTCTGTTGGAATCTGCTGGGAAACTGATTTGTGTTGGTGACTTCAACATCAACTTACTAAACACGACCTCGAATGCTTATGTATCAATGGTGGAATCCAATGGATTTACATTTTTAAACAGAGTCGATAACGATAGTGCTACACATGGAATAAACCCAACAGGAACAATAATAGATCATGCTTTTACGAACATATATTACCTAAACTTTGGATTATGTATCGATGACATTAGTTTCACAGATCATAAATCATTGCTTATCAGCTTCGACTCGCAGAATAGTTTATCTAGAAGCAATAAATCAACCAATGTTGTGAAATACAATTACGCTAGCATTACTGCTGATCTAACGCATTTAGTGGAATCAGCTGCCTGTTTGAATAGTTTTAACCAGTTGATAAAAAATTGTATGTCCAAAAACTCATATCAAATTCGTACATGTAGTAGATATCAAGCTAAAGCGCCATGGATAGACGAAACAGTACTTGGAGAAATACGATACAGGGATCAGTTATACAGGAGAACGCTTCAATGGCCAGATAACTTACTAATACAGCAAAATTACCGAAAACAAAAGAACTACGTGACTCGTCTCATTAAACAAAAGCAAAAAACATATTATCAAAATCAGATAGTTGCGAATCGCAGCAACATTAGAAAGGTGTGGAGTATATTGAATGAAATTGTGTTTCGAAGAAAAACAAAACAAGGAAATTCAAGTATTTCGAAAATACTCTTGAATGATAGGGTATTGGAGGATAGTGTAGATATATGTAATGCATTCAATAGTTATTTTATCAACATACCTCACGAGCTTTTGTATAATTTGGATCAAAAATTTAATAATGAGCCTCGAGATTTCACATTGAATAGATCAATTGCAAATTCTATTGTTATACTACCAGCTTCAGCCAATGAGGTTGGCAACTACATACGTAGCCTAAAAAACTCTAATGCAGCAGGAGTAGATGGTATTCTGTcgaaagttattaaacaaaatttAGAAATAATTGTTCAAAAACTAACCTCTCTAATCAACCAATCGATCGCCGACGGCGTATTTCCTTATTGTTTGAAA includes:
- the LOC109421349 gene encoding uncharacterized protein LOC109421349 isoform X1; this encodes MGTNDDDDFISNVRLGDNLNIVYPNSNEIFTNSKINLLYMNINSIRNKIEDLMLYLAKFKSTIHIICITEMRLNPDEIYMCNIPSYNVVCCPRSNRLGGGACMFIHESIEYDVMKNEEFLEGSCIIVSLREPRLDIAVVYRPPHANLNDTILYLDSLLESAGKLICVGDFNINLLNTTSNAYVSMVESNGFTFLNRVDNDSATHGINPTGTIIDHAFTNIYYLNFGLCIDDISFTDHKSLLISFDSQNSLSRSNKSTNVVKYNYASITADLTHLVESAACLNSFNQLIKNCMSKNSYQIRTCSRYQAKAPWIDETVLGEIRYRDQLYRRTLQWPDNLLIQQNYRKQKNYVTRLIKQKQKTYYQNQIVANRSNIRKVWSILNEIVFRRKTKQGNSSISKILLNDRVLEDSVDICNAFNSYFINIPHELLYNLDQKFNNEPRDFTLNRSIANSIVILPASANEVGNYIRSLKNSNAAGVDGILSKVIKQNLEIIVQKLTSLINQSIADGVFPYCLKSAKIVPIYKSGCKTGLGNYRPISVLPVLSKPFEKIIQQRLCSFFDRHKIISKNQYGFQQNSNTTSATVNLINEIQVNLDERKLCSAIFIDVSKAFDCVSHTILLKKLHQYGIRNKAFSLIESYLNNRCQCVSINNHTSRELTVDFGVPQGSILGPLLFNVYVNDIFDLPLKGKLQLFADDAALVYNANSFEFLYQDMQHDLNLLQQWFFNNGLTVNASKTKYIIFRKNDQLDNIHYDLWLSGEKLERVVSLAYLGLIVQQSLRWNLHVEHIHKKISKFLGMLRQSSYMIPLKERKNLFYAHVNSQICYLCIIWQNAPNYVISKISITLNKFMRTIFWEDYLDPNVRTVDLYKNNYIMNFAQLKYFESALFVYKVKNNLIKHNLELQSLSELHRFNTRNMINIQIRIPRTNYIKLGCIYPAIINYNNLPLSLKTITSIHIFKNSLKKYVIENII